A genomic window from Populus nigra chromosome 7, ddPopNigr1.1, whole genome shotgun sequence includes:
- the LOC133698764 gene encoding probable NAD(P)H dehydrogenase (quinone) FQR1-like 1, which produces MAVKIYIIYYSMYGHVARLAEEIKKGADSVEGVEVKLWQVPETLPEEVLGKMGAPPKSDVPIITPSDLAEADGFLLGFPTRFGMMAAQFKAFMDSTGGLWGTQQLAGKPAGIFYSTASQGGGQETTALTAITQLVHHGMIFVPIGYTFGAGMFEIEKVKGGSPYGAGTYAGDGTRQPTELELGQALHQGKYFAGIAKKFKGTA; this is translated from the exons ATGGCTGTAAAAATCTATATTAT TTACTACTCAATGTATGGACATGTTGCACGGTTAGCTGAAGAAATTAAGAAAGGAGCTGATTCTGTAGAAGGAGTAGAAGTCAAGCTATGGCAg GTACCTGAAACACTGCCAGAAGAAGTTCTTGGAAAGATGGGAGCACCACCAAAGAGTGATGTCCCAATTATTACACCCAGTGATCTTGCTGAGGCTGATGGGTTTCTTCTTGGTTTCCCCACTAGATTTGGAATGATGGCTGCACAATTTAAAGCTTTTATGGATTCAACTGGTGGCCTATGGGGCACACAACAGCTTGCAGGCAAGCCTGCTGGAATTTTTTACAGCACTGCATCGCAGGGAGGTGGACAGGAGACAACCGC TTTGACTGCTATCACCCAGCTCGTTCACCATGGAATGATCTTTGTGCCAATTGGATACACATTTGGAGCCGGCATGTTTGAAATTGAGAAAGTGAAGGGTGGCAGTCCATATGGTGCAGGTACCTATGCTGGGGATGGCACCAGACAGCCTACTGAGCTGGAGCTAGGACAAGCTCTCCACCAGGGGAAGTACTTTGCTGGCATTGCAAAGAAATTCAAGGGAACAGCTTAA
- the LOC133699865 gene encoding transcription factor bHLH112-like isoform X2: MAEEFQAGICGENWWMNSSKSVFMGGLSPCSTVSIASDHMGTYGSWTTADMVDLKARSISCNESNHITTSVSDASIPFLNSQKPQQADSDSGGSSILIDSTLQMMGYGLSSSSSSSSDWNQALLPGNGRTESYNSMMQEEMNSGGLNSSQIQKDWSPKSYTSTAEDFSLDQQRLNPVNSSGNSPPTCQGFSTGFSMEPSASYGYPSTLIQSLFEPEYPQPQQAQSLFNNRFMNYLSPTAPNYGTNMTELSSPSWPKVSPLIKSSLPKQQPSTLHFTNNTHYWNASPTGINDIRANLLPSSQSQFLLPAFEEKSNCSNLTTKPSKEVRDSVSVVKKGSEPAFKRPRIETPSPLPTFKVRKEKLGDRITALQQLVSPFGKTDTASVLHEAIEYIKFLHDQVLSAPYMKNGNPIHHQQAPADKLNDLEGPKQDLRSRGLCLVPVSSTFPVANETTADFWTPTFGGTFSVVSIQPRWKEMIITSI; the protein is encoded by the exons TCGCTAGTGATCATATGGGAACTTATGGATCATGGACCACGGCTGATATGGTAGACTTGAAGGCAAGGTCAATATCATGCAACGAGTCTAATCATATTACTACCTCAGTGTCCGATGCCTCTATACCTTTCCTAAATTCTCAGAAACCTCAACAGGCTGATTCAGATAGTGGTGGTAGCAGTATTTTGATTGACTCCACCTTGCAAATGATGGGGTATGGCCTTTCGTCGTCATCTTCGTCATCATCGGATTGGAACCAAGCTTTACT TCCTGGGAATGGAAGAACTGAGAGTTACAACTCCATgatgcaagaagagatgaatTCAGGAGGACTAAACTCTTCTCAAATCCAAAAAGATTGGAGTCCAAAGAGCTATACAAGCACTGCTGAAGATTTTTCCTTGGATCAACAAAGGCTAAATCCGGTTAACAGTTCCGGCAATTCGCCACCAACTTGCCAGGGATTTTCTACAGGCTTTTCAATGGAGCCTTCAGCATCTTATGGCTACCCTTCAACATTGATACAAAGTTTATTTGAACCTGAATATCCTCAACCACAACAAGCACAATCTCTTTTCAACAACAGGTTCATGAATTACTTGTCGCCAACAGCTCCAAATTATGGGACCAACATGACTGAATTGTCATCTCCTTCTTGGCCTAAAGTATCTCCGTTAATAAAATCTTCTTTGCCAAAGCAACAGCCTAGCACTTTGCACTTTACTAACAACACACACTATTGGAATGCCTCGCCAACTGGAATAAACGATATTAGAGCAAACCTTTTACCCTCATCACAGTCTCAATTTCTTCTGCCAGCTTTTGAAGAGAAATCCAATTGCTCCAACCTCACTACAAAG CCTAGCAAAGAAGTTCGAGACTCGGTTTCGGTAGTTAAGAAAGGAAGCGAACCAGCTTTCAAAAGGCCTCGAATTGAAACACCATCTCCATTACCAACCTTCAAG GTCCGGAAAGAGAAGCTAGGAGACCGAATAACTGCCCTCCAGCAATTGGTTTCACCTTTCGGAAAG ACTGATACTGCATCGGTTCTCCATGAAGCTATCGAGTACATCAAGTTCCTTCATGATCAA GTGTTAAGTGCTCCATATATGAAAAATGGCAACCCCATTCACCATCAGCAG GCTCCAGCTGACAAACTGAATGACCTAGAAGGGCCAAAACAAGATCTAAGAAGCAGAGGACTATGTCTTGTGCCTGTCTCCAGCACATTTCCTGTTGCTAATGAGACCACAGCTGATTTCTGGACACCAACATTTGGTGGTACTTTCAG TGTTGTATCAATCCAACCAAGATGGAAGGAAATGATCATAACTTCAATATAG
- the LOC133699865 gene encoding transcription factor bHLH112-like isoform X1 → MAEEFQAGICGENWWMNSSKSVFMGGLSPCSTVSIASDHMGTYGSWTTADMVDLKARSISCNESNHITTSVSDASIPFLNSQKPQQADSDSGGSSILIDSTLQMMGYGLSSSSSSSSDWNQALLPGNGRTESYNSMMQEEMNSGGLNSSQIQKDWSPKSYTSTAEDFSLDQQRLNPVNSSGNSPPTCQGFSTGFSMEPSASYGYPSTLIQSLFEPEYPQPQQAQSLFNNRFMNYLSPTAPNYGTNMTELSSPSWPKVSPLIKSSLPKQQPSTLHFTNNTHYWNASPTGINDIRANLLPSSQSQFLLPAFEEKSNCSNLTTKPSKEVRDSVSVVKKGSEPAFKRPRIETPSPLPTFKVRKEKLGDRITALQQLVSPFGKTDTASVLHEAIEYIKFLHDQVSVLSAPYMKNGNPIHHQQAPADKLNDLEGPKQDLRSRGLCLVPVSSTFPVANETTADFWTPTFGGTFSVVSIQPRWKEMIITSI, encoded by the exons TCGCTAGTGATCATATGGGAACTTATGGATCATGGACCACGGCTGATATGGTAGACTTGAAGGCAAGGTCAATATCATGCAACGAGTCTAATCATATTACTACCTCAGTGTCCGATGCCTCTATACCTTTCCTAAATTCTCAGAAACCTCAACAGGCTGATTCAGATAGTGGTGGTAGCAGTATTTTGATTGACTCCACCTTGCAAATGATGGGGTATGGCCTTTCGTCGTCATCTTCGTCATCATCGGATTGGAACCAAGCTTTACT TCCTGGGAATGGAAGAACTGAGAGTTACAACTCCATgatgcaagaagagatgaatTCAGGAGGACTAAACTCTTCTCAAATCCAAAAAGATTGGAGTCCAAAGAGCTATACAAGCACTGCTGAAGATTTTTCCTTGGATCAACAAAGGCTAAATCCGGTTAACAGTTCCGGCAATTCGCCACCAACTTGCCAGGGATTTTCTACAGGCTTTTCAATGGAGCCTTCAGCATCTTATGGCTACCCTTCAACATTGATACAAAGTTTATTTGAACCTGAATATCCTCAACCACAACAAGCACAATCTCTTTTCAACAACAGGTTCATGAATTACTTGTCGCCAACAGCTCCAAATTATGGGACCAACATGACTGAATTGTCATCTCCTTCTTGGCCTAAAGTATCTCCGTTAATAAAATCTTCTTTGCCAAAGCAACAGCCTAGCACTTTGCACTTTACTAACAACACACACTATTGGAATGCCTCGCCAACTGGAATAAACGATATTAGAGCAAACCTTTTACCCTCATCACAGTCTCAATTTCTTCTGCCAGCTTTTGAAGAGAAATCCAATTGCTCCAACCTCACTACAAAG CCTAGCAAAGAAGTTCGAGACTCGGTTTCGGTAGTTAAGAAAGGAAGCGAACCAGCTTTCAAAAGGCCTCGAATTGAAACACCATCTCCATTACCAACCTTCAAG GTCCGGAAAGAGAAGCTAGGAGACCGAATAACTGCCCTCCAGCAATTGGTTTCACCTTTCGGAAAG ACTGATACTGCATCGGTTCTCCATGAAGCTATCGAGTACATCAAGTTCCTTCATGATCAAGTCAGT GTGTTAAGTGCTCCATATATGAAAAATGGCAACCCCATTCACCATCAGCAG GCTCCAGCTGACAAACTGAATGACCTAGAAGGGCCAAAACAAGATCTAAGAAGCAGAGGACTATGTCTTGTGCCTGTCTCCAGCACATTTCCTGTTGCTAATGAGACCACAGCTGATTTCTGGACACCAACATTTGGTGGTACTTTCAG TGTTGTATCAATCCAACCAAGATGGAAGGAAATGATCATAACTTCAATATAG
- the LOC133699865 gene encoding transcription factor bHLH112-like isoform X3 yields the protein MAEEFQAGICGENWWMNSSKSVFMGGLSPCSTVSIASDHMGTYGSWTTADMVDLKARSISCNESNHITTSVSDASIPFLNSQKPQQADSDSGGSSILIDSTLQMMGYGLSSSSSSSSDWNQALLPGNGRTESYNSMMQEEMNSGGLNSSQIQKDWSPKSYTSTAEDFSLDQQRLNPVNSSGNSPPTCQGFSTGFSMEPSASYGYPSTLIQSLFEPEYPQPQQAQSLFNNRFMNYLSPTAPNYGTNMTELSSPSWPKVSPLIKSSLPKQQPSTLHFTNNTHYWNASPTGINDIRANLLPSSQSQFLLPAFEEKSNCSNLTTKPSKEVRDSVSVVKKGSEPAFKRPRIETPSPLPTFKVRKEKLGDRITALQQLVSPFGKTDTASVLHEAIEYIKFLHDQVSVLSAPYMKNGNPIHHQQAPADKLNDLEGPKQDLRSRGLCLVPVSSTFPVANETTADFWTPTFGGTFR from the exons TCGCTAGTGATCATATGGGAACTTATGGATCATGGACCACGGCTGATATGGTAGACTTGAAGGCAAGGTCAATATCATGCAACGAGTCTAATCATATTACTACCTCAGTGTCCGATGCCTCTATACCTTTCCTAAATTCTCAGAAACCTCAACAGGCTGATTCAGATAGTGGTGGTAGCAGTATTTTGATTGACTCCACCTTGCAAATGATGGGGTATGGCCTTTCGTCGTCATCTTCGTCATCATCGGATTGGAACCAAGCTTTACT TCCTGGGAATGGAAGAACTGAGAGTTACAACTCCATgatgcaagaagagatgaatTCAGGAGGACTAAACTCTTCTCAAATCCAAAAAGATTGGAGTCCAAAGAGCTATACAAGCACTGCTGAAGATTTTTCCTTGGATCAACAAAGGCTAAATCCGGTTAACAGTTCCGGCAATTCGCCACCAACTTGCCAGGGATTTTCTACAGGCTTTTCAATGGAGCCTTCAGCATCTTATGGCTACCCTTCAACATTGATACAAAGTTTATTTGAACCTGAATATCCTCAACCACAACAAGCACAATCTCTTTTCAACAACAGGTTCATGAATTACTTGTCGCCAACAGCTCCAAATTATGGGACCAACATGACTGAATTGTCATCTCCTTCTTGGCCTAAAGTATCTCCGTTAATAAAATCTTCTTTGCCAAAGCAACAGCCTAGCACTTTGCACTTTACTAACAACACACACTATTGGAATGCCTCGCCAACTGGAATAAACGATATTAGAGCAAACCTTTTACCCTCATCACAGTCTCAATTTCTTCTGCCAGCTTTTGAAGAGAAATCCAATTGCTCCAACCTCACTACAAAG CCTAGCAAAGAAGTTCGAGACTCGGTTTCGGTAGTTAAGAAAGGAAGCGAACCAGCTTTCAAAAGGCCTCGAATTGAAACACCATCTCCATTACCAACCTTCAAG GTCCGGAAAGAGAAGCTAGGAGACCGAATAACTGCCCTCCAGCAATTGGTTTCACCTTTCGGAAAG ACTGATACTGCATCGGTTCTCCATGAAGCTATCGAGTACATCAAGTTCCTTCATGATCAAGTCAGT GTGTTAAGTGCTCCATATATGAAAAATGGCAACCCCATTCACCATCAGCAG GCTCCAGCTGACAAACTGAATGACCTAGAAGGGCCAAAACAAGATCTAAGAAGCAGAGGACTATGTCTTGTGCCTGTCTCCAGCACATTTCCTGTTGCTAATGAGACCACAGCTGATTTCTGGACACCAACATTTGGTGGTACTTTCAGGTAG